Proteins from a single region of Halodesulfovibrio sp.:
- a CDS encoding DUF1634 domain-containing protein — MTKENVCVTTPEQMRYAIILERGAYLGIVIMLITYAIYALGILTPHVPIEVVTQNWHLGVNEYLKVTNSPTGWDWLALIGTGDFINFIGLALLAVMTIICYATLIMPYYRCGDYIYLAIVIAEIAVLTLAASGILGSGGH; from the coding sequence ACAACTCCGGAACAAATGCGTTATGCAATTATTCTGGAACGTGGTGCTTACCTCGGTATCGTAATCATGCTTATTACCTATGCTATCTACGCATTAGGTATCCTTACTCCGCATGTTCCAATCGAAGTAGTTACTCAAAACTGGCATCTTGGTGTTAATGAATATCTGAAAGTAACGAACAGTCCTACAGGCTGGGACTGGTTGGCACTTATCGGAACCGGTGACTTCATCAACTTCATCGGCCTTGCGCTGCTCGCAGTTATGACTATCATCTGCTACGCAACGCTCATTATGCCATATTACCGCTGTGGTGATTACATCTACCTTGCAATCGTTATAGCAGAAATTGCAGTTCTCACACTCGCAGCTTCCGGCATCCTCGGAAGTGGCGGACACTAG